A genomic stretch from Pseudomonas sp. MUP55 includes:
- a CDS encoding DUF4105 domain-containing protein, which produces MRRIKGWLLAGAVLLCADAAQASLQLRLKTDGLSPAEQQASQALLDEALGALPPRFIEQLDRRIDVGWTDKMPENAYGQASLVSELDLNRNLLASLTDGSAATQKTNRPHGTVHREMLATVLHELTHIYDRARLWSKDERALIQRCSRQNNITGLIGLPDQCRGQNDRRFTLSDDPRLLDLAGWPQYVGRRGEREQHNNQVVRSPDIYETTSPLEFVAVNMEYFLLDPSYACRRPALARYYKEHFGWAPPGQDTCSKTYAFLNAGNDFAKTPLGQIDPERVYEIDYLLAEANQNLVSRWGHSMLRLVICAPGRPRGPDCRLDLDQHLVLSYRAFVGDVQLSSWDGLVGKYPSRLFVLPLAQVIDEYTKTELRGLASVPLKLNRQEINDTVEHAAEMHWSYDGNYFFISNNCAVESLKLLRSGSANPQLTGLDNITPNGLLEVLSARGLADTSVLNDKREALRLGYHFDSFRERYQAMFDVLRKRLPIKQTQVEDWLSLDAQERRQWFSQADLRTSAALLLLEQASYRKQLMLAQDEVKQRYLNARELENGGMEKANNTLQQILANSGFLSRPAELLDSGGYGLPQPSEAKRLESESAERQKQLQSLTGDLDKEVRALLDPSRAAEIAACEANLKQMGEHLRALHKAAGGLELP; this is translated from the coding sequence GTGAGGCGAATCAAGGGCTGGCTCCTGGCCGGGGCAGTGCTGCTGTGCGCCGACGCAGCCCAGGCCAGCCTGCAACTGCGGCTCAAGACCGATGGTTTGAGCCCGGCCGAACAGCAGGCCAGCCAGGCGTTGCTCGATGAAGCGCTGGGGGCCTTGCCGCCGCGTTTCATCGAGCAACTGGACCGCCGTATCGACGTCGGCTGGACCGACAAGATGCCTGAGAACGCTTATGGCCAGGCATCGCTGGTGTCCGAACTGGACCTCAACCGAAACCTGCTCGCCAGCCTGACCGACGGCAGCGCCGCCACCCAGAAAACCAATCGCCCCCACGGCACCGTGCACCGGGAAATGCTCGCCACCGTGCTGCATGAACTGACCCACATCTATGACCGTGCGCGCCTGTGGTCCAAGGACGAGCGCGCGCTGATCCAGCGCTGCAGCCGCCAGAACAACATCACCGGTTTGATTGGCTTGCCCGACCAGTGTCGCGGCCAGAATGACCGTCGTTTCACGTTGAGTGACGATCCACGCCTGCTGGACCTCGCCGGCTGGCCGCAATACGTCGGCCGTCGCGGCGAACGCGAACAGCACAACAACCAGGTGGTTCGCAGCCCGGACATCTACGAAACCACCAGCCCGCTGGAATTCGTCGCGGTCAACATGGAGTACTTCCTCCTTGACCCCAGCTACGCCTGCCGCCGTCCCGCGCTGGCGCGCTATTACAAGGAACACTTCGGCTGGGCGCCGCCCGGGCAGGATACCTGCAGCAAGACCTACGCTTTCTTGAATGCTGGCAACGACTTCGCCAAGACGCCGCTGGGCCAGATCGACCCGGAACGCGTGTACGAAATCGACTACCTGCTCGCCGAAGCCAATCAGAACCTGGTGAGTCGCTGGGGCCATAGCATGCTGCGCCTGGTGATCTGCGCGCCCGGCCGTCCTCGCGGGCCGGACTGCCGGCTGGACCTGGATCAACACCTGGTCTTGTCCTACCGCGCCTTCGTCGGTGACGTACAGCTGTCAAGCTGGGATGGCCTGGTGGGCAAATACCCGTCACGGCTGTTCGTATTGCCGCTGGCCCAAGTCATCGACGAATATACCAAGACCGAACTGCGTGGCCTGGCGTCGGTACCGCTGAAGCTCAACCGCCAGGAAATCAACGACACGGTCGAACATGCTGCCGAGATGCACTGGAGCTACGACGGCAATTACTTCTTTATCTCCAACAATTGCGCGGTAGAAAGCTTGAAGCTGTTGCGCAGCGGCAGCGCCAACCCGCAACTGACCGGCCTGGACAACATCACCCCCAACGGCTTGCTGGAAGTGCTCAGCGCACGTGGGCTGGCCGACACCAGCGTACTCAATGACAAGCGCGAGGCGTTACGACTGGGTTATCACTTCGACTCGTTCCGCGAGCGCTACCAGGCGATGTTCGATGTACTGCGCAAGCGTCTGCCGATCAAGCAGACCCAGGTCGAAGACTGGTTGTCGCTGGATGCACAGGAACGCCGCCAATGGTTCAGCCAGGCTGACTTGCGCACCAGCGCCGCCTTGCTGCTGCTGGAACAAGCCAGCTATCGCAAACAGTTGATGCTTGCCCAGGACGAAGTCAAACAGCGTTACCTCAATGCGCGCGAGCTGGAAAACGGCGGCATGGAAAAGGCCAACAACACCTTGCAGCAAATTCTCGCCAACAGCGGCTTCCTCAGCCGCCCGGCGGAGCTGCTCGACAGTGGCGGCTATGGCCTGCCGCAACCGTCGGAAGCCAAGCGGCTGGAATCGGAAAGTGCCGAACGCCAGAAACAACTGCAGTCGCTGACCGGCGACCTGGATAAAGAGGTGAGGGCGCTGCTCGATCCTTCCCGCGCCGCCGAAATTGCCGCCTGCGAAGCCAACCTCAAGCAAATGGGTGAACACCTGCGGGCGCTGCACAAGGCGGCAGGCGGCCTCGAACTGCCCTAA
- a CDS encoding DUF2388 domain-containing protein produces MRSPLIVAALGLLFLADVAQAQTLKATSNIIVRASARTIDFTSDTTTSIRDSKIVREAHDDAASFVATNGEIRGAQLEAAFDTLRTRVPEARDASDQTLAEAILAL; encoded by the coding sequence ATGCGTAGCCCGTTGATCGTCGCCGCCCTCGGCCTGCTGTTTCTGGCTGATGTCGCCCAGGCGCAAACCCTGAAGGCCACCAGCAACATCATCGTTCGTGCATCTGCGCGCACCATTGATTTCACCTCGGACACGACCACCTCGATCCGCGACTCTAAGATCGTGCGCGAAGCCCACGATGATGCCGCCAGTTTCGTCGCCACCAACGGCGAAATCCGCGGTGCGCAGCTCGAAGCGGCCTTCGACACCCTGCGCACCCGTGTGCCGGAAGCCCGTGATGCCAGCGACCAGACGCTCGCCGAAGCTATTCTCGCTCTGTGA
- a CDS encoding DUF2388 domain-containing protein, translating into MAFSNRLLIVPVMFCACWAPLASAFDVSIQSTVVSAYATSKVTSAPFDNKLVRLAKDDAAAFIATDGQWRGARLESALDYLRRTQPKLHAGDLELAQAILVQ; encoded by the coding sequence ATGGCTTTTTCAAACCGTTTGTTGATTGTTCCTGTCATGTTCTGCGCCTGCTGGGCACCGTTGGCTTCGGCCTTTGACGTCTCCATTCAGAGCACCGTTGTCAGCGCGTATGCCACCAGCAAGGTGACCTCTGCGCCGTTCGACAACAAGTTGGTACGGCTTGCCAAGGATGACGCTGCCGCTTTCATTGCCACTGACGGCCAATGGCGGGGCGCACGCTTGGAGTCCGCACTGGATTATCTGCGCCGCACCCAGCCAAAACTTCATGCAGGCGACCTTGAACTGGCGCAAGCAATTCTCGTCCAATAA
- a CDS encoding DUF2388 domain-containing protein, translated as MSRLHLLCTAVLLAVAANANASSLIVTTDSIVGALKATSDATSDATSSLRDNKVVRAARDDAASFVASEGAIRGVKLESALAQIRQQAPQLNTATDAQLAQAILAI; from the coding sequence ATGTCCCGTCTTCACCTGCTGTGCACTGCCGTCCTGTTGGCTGTTGCTGCCAACGCCAACGCGAGCAGCCTGATCGTGACCACCGATTCGATCGTTGGCGCGCTGAAAGCCACCTCCGATGCCACTTCCGATGCCACGTCCTCTCTGCGCGACAACAAAGTGGTACGAGCCGCACGTGATGACGCCGCCAGCTTCGTTGCCAGCGAAGGCGCCATCCGTGGTGTGAAACTGGAAAGCGCCCTGGCACAGATCCGCCAACAAGCGCCGCAGTTGAACACCGCCACCGACGCTCAATTGGCCCAGGCGATCCTGGCGATCTAA
- a CDS encoding DUF1127 domain-containing protein, whose amino-acid sequence MERTLSSELFFEEKAVNTQASLPLRVLANLMLWQRRISSRHQLARLDSRLLADAGISEAQRYEELSKPFWR is encoded by the coding sequence ATGGAACGTACACTCAGTTCCGAACTGTTCTTCGAAGAAAAAGCTGTTAACACCCAGGCTTCCCTGCCTCTGCGCGTTCTCGCCAACCTGATGTTGTGGCAGCGCCGCATCTCCAGCCGCCACCAATTGGCTCGCCTGGATTCGCGTCTGCTGGCTGACGCCGGTATCAGCGAAGCTCAACGCTACGAAGAGCTGAGCAAGCCGTTCTGGCGCTGA
- a CDS encoding acetyl-CoA hydrolase/transferase family protein translates to MYRDRIRLPSLLNKVMSAADAAALIEDGMTVGMSGFTRAGEAKAVPHALAERAKTSPLKITLMTGASLGNDLDKQLTEAGVLSRRMPFQVDSTLRKAINAGEVMFIDQHLSETVEQLRNNQLKLPDIAVIEAVAITELGHIVPTTSVGNSASFAIFAKQVIIEINLAHNPNLEGLHDIYIPTYRPTRTPIPLVKVDDRIGSPAIPIPPEKIVAIVITNQADSASTVTPPDADTQGIANHLINFLKQEVDAGRMTNKLGPLQAGIGNIANAVMCGLIDSPFEDLTMYSEVLQDSTFDLIDAGKLSFASGSSITLSERRNADVFGNLEHYKDKLVLRPQEISNHPEVVRRLGIIGINTALEFDIYGNVNSTHVCGTRMMNGIGGSGDFARNAHLAIFVTKSIAKGGAISSVVPMVSHVDHTEHDVDILVTEVGLADLRGLAPRERARVIIDNCVHPAYRDALNSYFDAACAIGGHTPHILRDALSWHINLEETGHMLKA, encoded by the coding sequence ATGTACCGTGATCGTATCCGCTTGCCTTCGTTGTTGAACAAGGTCATGAGCGCGGCAGACGCCGCTGCACTGATCGAGGACGGCATGACCGTCGGCATGAGCGGCTTCACCCGTGCCGGTGAAGCCAAGGCTGTCCCCCACGCCCTGGCCGAACGCGCCAAGACTTCTCCGCTGAAAATCACCCTGATGACCGGCGCCAGCCTGGGCAACGACCTGGACAAACAGTTGACCGAAGCCGGCGTGCTCTCGCGTCGCATGCCTTTCCAGGTGGACAGCACGCTGCGCAAGGCGATCAATGCGGGCGAGGTGATGTTTATCGACCAGCACCTATCGGAAACCGTCGAGCAACTGCGCAACAACCAGCTCAAGTTACCGGACATTGCGGTGATCGAAGCCGTCGCGATCACCGAGCTGGGGCATATCGTGCCAACCACCTCGGTGGGCAACTCGGCCAGCTTCGCCATTTTCGCCAAGCAAGTGATCATCGAGATCAACCTCGCGCACAACCCGAATCTGGAAGGGCTGCACGACATTTATATCCCCACCTACCGGCCGACACGCACACCGATTCCGCTGGTGAAGGTCGACGACCGCATCGGCAGCCCGGCGATTCCGATCCCGCCCGAAAAGATCGTCGCCATTGTGATCACCAACCAGGCGGATTCCGCGTCCACCGTGACGCCACCCGACGCCGATACCCAAGGCATCGCCAACCACCTGATCAACTTTTTGAAACAGGAAGTAGACGCCGGGCGCATGACCAACAAGCTCGGCCCGCTGCAAGCCGGCATTGGCAATATCGCTAACGCGGTGATGTGCGGCTTGATCGACTCGCCGTTCGAAGACTTGACCATGTATTCGGAAGTGCTGCAGGACTCGACGTTCGACTTGATCGACGCCGGCAAGCTGAGCTTCGCCTCCGGCAGCTCGATTACCCTCTCGGAACGGCGCAACGCCGATGTGTTCGGCAACCTTGAGCACTACAAGGACAAACTGGTGCTGCGCCCGCAGGAAATTTCCAACCACCCTGAAGTGGTACGTCGCCTGGGCATTATTGGTATCAACACCGCGCTGGAGTTCGATATCTACGGCAACGTCAACTCCACCCATGTCTGCGGCACGCGAATGATGAACGGTATCGGCGGTTCCGGAGACTTTGCGCGCAATGCGCACCTGGCGATCTTTGTGACCAAGTCGATTGCCAAAGGCGGCGCCATTTCCAGCGTGGTGCCGATGGTGAGTCACGTGGACCACACCGAGCATGACGTAGACATCCTGGTGACCGAAGTGGGCCTGGCCGACCTGCGTGGCCTGGCACCCAGAGAGCGCGCCCGAGTGATCATCGACAACTGTGTGCACCCGGCGTATCGCGACGCGCTCAACAGTTACTTCGACGCCGCCTGTGCGATCGGCGGGCATACCCCGCACATCCTGCGCGACGCACTGAGCTGGCACATTAACCTGGAAGAAACCGGCCACATGCTGAAGGCTTGA
- a CDS encoding NAD(P)(+) transhydrogenase (Re/Si-specific) subunit beta produces the protein MSMNLVTTLYLIASICFIQALKGLSHPTTSRRGNLFGMLGMALAVLTTVGLIYKLGAELATAGIGYVIVGLLIGGTAGSIMAKRVEMTKMPELVAFMHSMIGLAAVFIAIAAVVEPQSLGIVKHLGDSIPAGNRLELFLGAAIGAITFSGSVIAFGKLSGKYKFRLFQGAPVQFGGQHKLNLVLGLLTLGLGLTFMFTGNLTAFAVMLALAFVLGVLIIIPIGGADMPVVVSMLNSYSGWAAAGIGFSLNNSMLIIAGSLVGSSGAILSYIMCKAMNRSFFNVLLGGFGNAPDAGAATGSKEARPVKSGSADDATFLLTNADTVIIVPGYGLAVARAQHALKELTEKLTHHGVTVKYAIHPVAGRMPGHMNVLLAEAEVPYDQVFEMEDINSEFGQADVVLVLGANDVVNPAAKNDPNSPIAGMPILEAFKAKTIIVNKRSMASGYAGLDNELFYLDKTMMVFGDAKKVIEDMVKAVE, from the coding sequence ATGAGCATGAATCTCGTCACGACGCTTTACCTGATCGCGTCGATCTGTTTCATCCAAGCCCTCAAGGGCCTCTCGCACCCGACCACTTCGCGGCGCGGCAACCTGTTCGGCATGCTTGGCATGGCGCTGGCGGTGCTCACCACCGTTGGCCTCATCTATAAGCTCGGCGCTGAGCTGGCAACCGCCGGTATCGGCTACGTGATCGTCGGCCTGCTGATCGGCGGCACTGCTGGCTCGATCATGGCCAAGCGCGTGGAAATGACCAAGATGCCGGAGCTGGTCGCCTTCATGCACAGCATGATTGGCCTGGCAGCGGTGTTTATCGCCATTGCTGCTGTCGTCGAGCCGCAATCGCTGGGCATCGTCAAACACCTGGGCGACTCGATTCCTGCGGGTAACCGCCTGGAACTGTTCCTGGGCGCGGCGATTGGTGCAATCACCTTCTCCGGCTCCGTGATCGCCTTCGGCAAGCTCTCGGGCAAGTACAAGTTCCGCCTGTTCCAGGGCGCGCCGGTACAGTTCGGTGGCCAGCACAAGCTCAATCTGGTGCTGGGATTGCTGACGCTGGGCCTGGGCCTGACATTCATGTTCACCGGCAACCTCACTGCATTCGCTGTGATGCTGGCCCTTGCCTTCGTGCTGGGCGTGCTGATCATCATCCCGATCGGCGGCGCCGACATGCCGGTGGTGGTGTCGATGCTCAACAGCTACTCCGGCTGGGCGGCGGCGGGGATTGGGTTCTCGCTGAACAACTCGATGCTGATCATCGCAGGCTCCCTGGTAGGCTCCAGCGGCGCGATCCTCTCGTACATCATGTGCAAGGCGATGAACCGTTCCTTCTTTAATGTACTGCTCGGCGGTTTCGGCAATGCGCCGGATGCCGGCGCAGCGACAGGCTCCAAGGAAGCACGCCCGGTGAAGTCCGGCTCGGCCGACGACGCCACCTTCCTGCTGACCAACGCCGACACCGTGATCATCGTGCCGGGCTACGGCCTTGCCGTGGCCCGCGCGCAACACGCGCTCAAGGAACTGACAGAGAAGCTGACTCACCACGGCGTAACGGTGAAATACGCGATTCACCCGGTGGCGGGCCGTATGCCTGGGCACATGAACGTACTGCTGGCCGAGGCAGAAGTGCCGTACGACCAGGTCTTCGAGATGGAAGACATCAACTCCGAGTTCGGCCAGGCCGACGTGGTACTGGTGCTGGGCGCCAACGATGTGGTCAACCCGGCCGCCAAGAACGATCCGAACTCACCGATCGCCGGCATGCCGATCCTCGAGGCGTTCAAGGCCAAGACCATCATCGTCAACAAGCGCTCGATGGCCAGCGGCTACGCGGGCCTGGATAACGAGTTGTTCTACCTGGACAAGACCATGATGGTCTTCGGCGATGCCAAGAAGGTCATCGAAGACATGGTCAAGGCCGTCGAATAA
- a CDS encoding NAD(P) transhydrogenase subunit alpha, with the protein MEELISPGIYNLIIFVLAIYVGYHVVWNVTPALHTPLMAVTNAISAIVIVGAMLAAALTVTPLGKTMGTLAVALAAVNVFGGFLVTRRMLEMFKKKAPKVKEEAPK; encoded by the coding sequence ATGGAAGAGCTTATCTCCCCCGGTATCTACAACCTGATCATCTTTGTGCTGGCGATTTATGTCGGTTACCACGTGGTCTGGAACGTGACGCCCGCGCTGCACACGCCGTTGATGGCAGTGACCAACGCCATTTCCGCAATCGTGATCGTCGGCGCGATGCTCGCCGCTGCCCTCACGGTGACGCCATTGGGCAAAACGATGGGCACCCTGGCTGTGGCGCTGGCGGCAGTCAACGTATTTGGTGGTTTTCTCGTCACACGGCGCATGCTTGAGATGTTCAAGAAAAAAGCCCCGAAAGTAAAAGAAGAGGCGCCAAAGTAA
- a CDS encoding Re/Si-specific NAD(P)(+) transhydrogenase subunit alpha, which yields MHIGVPLETQTGETRVAATPETIKKLIGQGHKVTVQSGAGIKASIVDGAYETAGATIGSANDAFGAELILKVVAPSDSELALIKSGTVLVGMLNPFSNETIAKLAERGITAFALEAAPRTSRAQSLDVLSSQANIAGYKAVLLAAHHYPRFMPMLMTAAGTVKAARVLILGAGVAGLQAIATAKRLGAVIEASDVRPAVKEQIESLGAKFVDVPYETDEERECAVGVGGYARPMPTSWMQRQALAVHERARQADIVITTALIPGRKAPTLLSAETVAQMKPGSVVIDLAAAQGGNCPLTVADQVVVENGVIICGPTNLAGAVAADASALYARNLLDFLKLVFTKEGQFEINLEDDIVAACLMCRDGQVIRKNA from the coding sequence GTGCACATTGGTGTTCCTCTCGAAACCCAGACCGGTGAAACGCGGGTGGCTGCCACCCCGGAAACTATCAAGAAGCTGATCGGCCAGGGCCATAAGGTCACTGTACAAAGCGGCGCAGGCATTAAAGCCAGCATCGTTGACGGTGCCTATGAAACGGCAGGCGCAACCATTGGCAGCGCCAACGATGCGTTTGGCGCCGAACTGATCCTCAAGGTAGTCGCCCCCAGCGACAGCGAACTGGCGCTGATCAAAAGCGGCACCGTATTGGTGGGCATGCTCAACCCGTTCAGCAACGAAACCATCGCCAAGCTCGCAGAACGCGGCATCACGGCCTTCGCTCTTGAAGCTGCGCCACGAACCTCGCGGGCCCAGAGCCTGGACGTGCTGTCCTCACAGGCCAACATCGCCGGCTATAAAGCCGTATTGCTGGCGGCTCATCACTACCCGCGCTTCATGCCGATGCTGATGACCGCCGCAGGCACCGTGAAAGCCGCCCGTGTGCTGATCCTCGGCGCCGGCGTCGCAGGTCTGCAGGCCATCGCAACGGCGAAACGCCTGGGTGCGGTGATCGAAGCCTCTGACGTACGCCCGGCCGTAAAAGAGCAGATCGAATCCCTCGGCGCCAAGTTCGTCGACGTGCCTTACGAAACCGATGAAGAACGTGAATGCGCAGTCGGCGTCGGCGGTTACGCACGCCCGATGCCCACCAGCTGGATGCAGCGCCAGGCCCTGGCGGTACATGAGCGCGCCAGGCAAGCCGACATCGTTATCACCACCGCATTGATCCCTGGCCGCAAGGCACCCACCTTGCTCAGCGCGGAAACCGTCGCACAGATGAAGCCTGGCTCGGTGGTTATTGACCTCGCGGCAGCGCAGGGCGGCAACTGCCCGCTGACGGTCGCCGATCAAGTCGTGGTGGAAAACGGCGTGATCATTTGCGGCCCGACCAACCTGGCCGGCGCCGTGGCAGCCGATGCATCGGCCTTGTACGCACGCAACCTGCTGGACTTCCTCAAACTGGTGTTCACCAAGGAAGGGCAGTTTGAAATCAACCTCGAAGACGACATCGTCGCCGCGTGCCTGATGTGCCGCGACGGCCAAGTCATCCGCAAAAACGCCTAA
- a CDS encoding LysR family transcriptional regulator, translating into MRRKIPSTTALISFEAAARHESFTKAALELSITQGAICRQIASLEEFLSVELFRRSRRGVKLTEAGLSYSRRVATQLDAVERDTLSVMGQQGANVIELAVVPTFGTQWLIPRLKDFQQQHPEVTVNLTNRTRPFLFADTDFDAAIYFGDADWSGTHCHRLMGENPIPVCSPRLLGDRAHFTPQEIAELPLLQQTTRPYAWRQWFSAQHLSIARDMTGPRYELFSMLSQAAMHDMGIALIPPFLIQRELKDKQLVIAGKQTLLSDKAYYLMIPERKVESASLHAFRDWLIAQSQRYNPNV; encoded by the coding sequence ATGCGCAGAAAAATCCCCAGCACCACCGCGCTGATCAGCTTTGAAGCAGCGGCCCGCCACGAGAGCTTCACCAAGGCGGCACTGGAGCTTTCCATTACTCAAGGCGCGATCTGCCGACAGATCGCCAGCCTTGAGGAGTTTTTGAGTGTCGAGCTGTTTCGGCGCTCGCGACGCGGGGTAAAGCTGACCGAGGCGGGGCTGTCCTATAGCCGCAGAGTCGCAACACAACTGGACGCGGTGGAGCGCGACACCCTTTCGGTCATGGGCCAGCAGGGCGCAAACGTCATCGAACTGGCTGTGGTACCCACGTTTGGCACCCAATGGCTGATCCCACGCCTGAAGGACTTTCAACAGCAGCACCCGGAAGTAACGGTCAACCTGACGAACCGCACACGCCCCTTCCTGTTTGCCGACACCGACTTCGACGCCGCGATCTATTTCGGCGACGCCGACTGGTCCGGCACGCACTGCCATAGGCTGATGGGTGAAAACCCTATTCCCGTATGCAGCCCACGATTGCTCGGCGACCGTGCGCACTTCACCCCTCAGGAAATAGCCGAACTGCCCCTGCTGCAGCAGACAACGCGCCCTTATGCGTGGCGTCAATGGTTCAGCGCCCAGCATCTGAGCATCGCGCGCGACATGACAGGCCCGCGTTACGAGCTATTCTCGATGCTGTCGCAGGCGGCAATGCATGACATGGGAATCGCGCTGATCCCACCGTTCCTGATCCAGCGGGAGCTCAAAGACAAGCAACTGGTGATTGCAGGCAAGCAAACCCTGCTCAGCGACAAGGCCTATTACCTGATGATCCCGGAGCGAAAGGTCGAATCCGCTTCGTTACATGCGTTCCGAGACTGGCTGATTGCTCAATCTCAACGCTACAACCCCAACGTTTAA
- a CDS encoding acyl-CoA dehydrogenase, with product MAGKASFNWIDPLLLDQQLTEEERMVRDSAEQFAQDKLAPRVLEAFRHEKTDPAIFREMGETGLLGAMIPEQYGGSGLSYVSYGLIAREVERVDSGYRSMMSVQSSLVMVPINEFGTEAQKQKYLPKLASGEWIGCFGLTEPNHGSDPGAMITRARKVEGGYSLTGAKMWITNSPIADVFVVWGKDDAGDIRGFVLEKGWKGLSAPAIHGKVGLRASITGEIVMDNVFVPEENIFPDVRGLKGPFTCLNSARYGISWGALGAAEFCWHTARQYTLDRQQFGRPLAATQLIQKKLADMQTEITLALQGCLRLGRMKDEGTAAVEITSIMKRNSCGKSLDIARMARDMLGGNGISDEFGVARHLVNLEVVNTYEGTHDVHALILGRAQTGLQAFY from the coding sequence ATGGCTGGCAAGGCAAGCTTCAACTGGATCGATCCACTGCTGCTGGATCAACAACTCACTGAAGAAGAGCGCATGGTGCGTGACAGCGCCGAGCAATTTGCTCAGGACAAGTTGGCTCCCCGTGTGCTTGAAGCTTTCCGTCATGAAAAGACCGACCCTGCGATCTTCCGCGAGATGGGCGAAACCGGCTTGTTGGGTGCGATGATCCCCGAGCAATACGGTGGCAGTGGTTTGAGCTACGTCAGCTATGGGTTGATTGCCCGTGAAGTCGAACGAGTCGATTCCGGTTATCGCTCGATGATGAGTGTGCAGTCCTCGCTGGTGATGGTGCCGATCAACGAGTTTGGTACCGAAGCGCAAAAGCAGAAATACCTGCCGAAATTGGCCTCCGGTGAATGGATCGGCTGCTTCGGTCTCACCGAGCCCAATCATGGGTCGGACCCAGGCGCGATGATTACCCGTGCACGTAAAGTGGAGGGCGGCTACAGCCTGACCGGCGCCAAGATGTGGATCACTAACAGTCCGATCGCCGACGTGTTCGTGGTGTGGGGCAAGGACGATGCGGGTGACATACGCGGTTTTGTCCTGGAGAAGGGCTGGAAAGGCCTGAGTGCCCCGGCGATTCACGGCAAGGTCGGTCTGCGGGCGTCTATCACCGGCGAAATCGTGATGGATAACGTATTTGTACCCGAAGAGAACATCTTCCCGGATGTGCGTGGCTTGAAAGGTCCTTTCACTTGCCTGAATTCGGCGCGGTACGGCATCTCCTGGGGAGCGCTCGGGGCTGCGGAGTTCTGCTGGCACACCGCGCGCCAGTACACGCTGGACCGTCAGCAGTTCGGTCGGCCATTGGCCGCCACGCAGTTGATCCAGAAGAAGCTGGCCGATATGCAGACCGAGATCACGCTGGCGCTGCAAGGCTGTCTGCGTCTTGGGCGGATGAAGGATGAAGGGACTGCGGCGGTTGAGATTACTTCGATCATGAAGCGCAACTCATGTGGCAAGTCCCTGGATATCGCGCGTATGGCTCGAGACATGCTTGGTGGCAACGGTATCTCCGACGAGTTTGGGGTGGCGCGTCATTTGGTCAACCTGGAGGTGGTCAACACCTATGAAGGTACGCATGACGTGCATGCCCTGATCCTGGGGCGCGCGCAAACCGGTCTTCAGGCCTTCTATTAA